The genomic region AAAATAGAAGCACAAAGCCCCGGTCCGAAACCGGACCGGGGCTTAAAACAGGAACGCAGAGGGAGACTGTTACCCGAAATTAGTGTGACTGCATGAGGCTGCTGTCGGGTTCGGCTAGCTCCTGCACGGGCTCCGGCGCCACGTAGTTGTCGATGAACTCGCCTTCCCAGCGGGCCACTACGGCCGTGGCCAGGCAGTTGCCGATGACGTTGACGGCCGTGCGGGCCATGTCCATCAGGGCATCAATGCCCAGGATGATGAACACCGGCCAGGCCGGCAGGTTAAAGGAAGCAACTGTGGCCAGCAGAATCACGAGCGAGGCGCGTGGCACCCCGGCCACGCCTTTCGAGGTCAGCATCAGGGTGAAAACCATCACCAGCTGCTGCCCAAGCGACAGTTCGATGCCGGCGGCCTGGGCCACAAACACGGCTGCCAATGACAGGTAGAGCGTGGTGCCGTCGAGGTTGAAGGAGTAGCCGGTGGGCATCACGAAGGCCACAATCCGGCGCGGCACGCCAATGCTTTCCATGGCTTCCATGGCCCGCGGCAGTGCCGCTTCCGACGAGGTGGTGGCAAAGGCGATGCTCACGGGCTCGGCAATGGCCTGCACGAAGCGCTTCACCGGAATGCGCATGATCAGGGCAATGGGCAGCAGCACCACCAGCAGGAACACGATGAGGGCGGCATAGAGGGTCAGCAGAAGCTGGAAGGCGTTCAGCAGCGGCGCGAAGCCCATTTTGCCGACCGTGTAGGCCAGCGCCCCGCCCACGCCCAGCGGCGCGAAGAACATCACGACGTTGGTGAACTTGAACATCACCTCCGACAGGCTTTCGGCCCACTCCAGCATGGGGCGGCGGTGCTTCTGGTGCACCATGGCCAGCCCGATGGCGAAGATGATGGCAAACACCACCACCTGCAGCACCTGGCCTTCGGCAATGGATTTGGCAATGTTTTCGGGGAAGATGTGCAGGATGATGTCGGACGTGGACTGCTCCACAGCCTGCAGCTTCTCGGTGTCGGCCGCGACGCCGGCTTGGCTGATGCCGACGCCGGCCTTGGTGAGGTTGATGGCCGCCAGCCCGATGAAGAGCGCGAAGGTGGTCACGACTTCAAAGTAGACCAGCGCCTTGAGGCCCA from Hymenobacter canadensis harbors:
- a CDS encoding dicarboxylate/amino acid:cation symporter, with protein sequence MKFSRLLPLVLLLAVVAVLLTVLATYGVGGISSGVAQAARWVFLAAFVAYGVQRRSLTFWIVVSMFVGAEIGNDYPAFAVNLKVLSDAFLRLVKTIIAPLVFGTLVVGIAGHANLKQVGKMGLKALVYFEVVTTFALFIGLAAINLTKAGVGISQAGVAADTEKLQAVEQSTSDIILHIFPENIAKSIAEGQVLQVVVFAIIFAIGLAMVHQKHRRPMLEWAESLSEVMFKFTNVVMFFAPLGVGGALAYTVGKMGFAPLLNAFQLLLTLYAALIVFLLVVLLPIALIMRIPVKRFVQAIAEPVSIAFATTSSEAALPRAMEAMESIGVPRRIVAFVMPTGYSFNLDGTTLYLSLAAVFVAQAAGIELSLGQQLVMVFTLMLTSKGVAGVPRASLVILLATVASFNLPAWPVFIILGIDALMDMARTAVNVIGNCLATAVVARWEGEFIDNYVAPEPVQELAEPDSSLMQSH